Sequence from the Acidobacteriota bacterium genome:
CGACAACAGAAACGAGGGTAGAAACGTCAGCACCATCGCGAGCTGACTCGCAAGGAGTTGGCTCTTGGTCACGATGCTGATCAGCAGGCCCAGCGAGAGCGCTCCCGCGAGGAACACCGCGGCAAACGAGAAGACCAGGGCTGGGCTGCCCCGCATCGGGACCTGGAAGAGAAACTCCGCCATCAGGACCGCCAGCAGCACGTCGAGCAGGCCGATCGCGAAGTACGGCAGCAGCTTGCCGAGAATCAGCTCCGGGCCCTTGACCGGTGTCGAAATGAGCTGTTCCATCGTGCCGCGTTCCCATTCGCGGGCGACCGTCAGTGAGGTGAGCAGCGCGGCAATGACCATCATGATCACGGCGATCAGGCCGGGAATGATGTAGTTGCGGGATTCCATGTCTGCGTTGAACCAGACACGCGGCCGCACATCGAGGGGCACGGTCAGCTCGGTGGCACCCGCACCCCGCTGCACTGCGGACAGCGCGATCTCCTGGCTGTAGGTTTGTGCGACCGCGTCGGCATAGCCCATCGCAATCGTGGCCGTGTTGGAGTCGCTGCCGTCCACGATCAGCTGCACGGGCGTCGCGTGTCCGGATGCCACCCGCGAGGCAAAGTCGCCAGGGACGATCAGCGCCACGAGCGCACGGCCACTGTCCACGGCCCGTTCCACCTCGCGGTAGTTGCGGACGTCGTCCTGCACGGCGAAGTACCGCGACGCGCTGAAGCGGCTCACGAAGTCACGGCTCGCCTGCGTCTGGCTCTGGTCCCAGATCACCAGGGGCACGCGGTCCACATCGAGGGTCAAGGCGTACCCGAACAGCACGAGCAGCAGCATCGGGATGGCGACCGCCATGGCGAGGCTCCGGGGGTCGCGGACGATGTGGAGCACCTCTTTTCGCGCGACGGCCCACGTCCGGCGCGCGTTCATGGCCGGCCCCCCGTTGGCGGCCGGTCGCGCCGGTCGCGCGCCTCGATGAGGGAGACGAAGACATCCTCGAGCGACGGCACGATCTGCTCGACCCTCTCCACCTCGTAGTGCTGCGCCTCGAGGCGCTGGCGAATCGCCCCGGCCAGCGCCGGATCCTCCACGACGGCGTGCAGGCCCGCCCCGAAGAGCGCGACCTCGACCACGCCGGGCACCGCTTCGACCTCGCTCATCGCGTCCTGAGGCCGATCGGTCATCACCTCGAGGACCGCCTGCTGCATCACCTCCGTCTTCAGGCTGGTCGGGCTGCCGCTCGCGATCAGCTCGCCGCGGTAGATGAGCGCCAGCCGATCGCAGTACTCGGCCTCGTCCATGTAGTGGGTCGTGACGAACACGGTGATTCCCTGGGCCGACAGCTCGTAGATGAGTTCCCAGAACCGGCGTCGGCTGATGGGATCGACCCCCGACGTGGGTTCATCGAGAAACACGATCGGCGGCTCGTGCAGAATCGCGCAGCCCAGCGCGAGGCGCTGTTTCCATCCACCCGACAGGATCGCCGTCCGCGAGCGGCGATGGTCCTGGAGTCCGGCCATCTCGAGCACCCACGCCTTGCGCGCGGCGCGCTTGCGCGAATCGACCCGGTAGATGCCGCTGTAGAAGTCGATGTTCTCCTCGACGGTCAGGTCCTCATACAGCGAAAACTTCTGGCTCATGTACCCGACCTGGGTCTTGACGAGCTCCGCCTGGGTGCGGATATCGAAGCCCGCCACCGTACCGCGACCGCCGGTGGGCGCCAGAATGCCGGTCATCATCCGAATCGTCGTGCTCTTGCCGGCGCCGTTGGGGCCGAGAAACCCGAAGATCTCCCCGCGCCGCACCTCGAAGCTGACCTTGTTCACCGCGACAAAGCTGCCGAAGCGGCGTTCGAGGCCGTCGACGGAGGCGGCGAGCCCGCGCTCATCGCTGTGCATGGTCCTGTCCCTCCGTGGCGGGCGTCTGGCCGGCGAGCACCGACACGAACACGTCTTCGAGCGCCGGCTCAATCGGCCGAATGCTCTCGATGCGCCGACCCCCGGCCGTGAGCAGCCGCTCGATCTCGTCGCCGCCCTCCGTCGTGCTACCGGTCAACACGTGGACGCGATCGCCGAACAGCGTCACGGCCCCGGGGGGCAGCGACGCGCGCAACACGGCCGCAATCTGGCGTGGTTCCTGGCCGCGGATCTCGAGGAGCGCGCCGCGCATCAGGCGCTTGACCTGGCGCGGGGTATCGACCGCGAGCAACTGTCCCTGGTGGAGCAGGCCGACACGATTGCAGCGCTCGGCCTCGTCCAGATACGCGGTGGACACGAAGATCGTGACGTGCTCGCGGAGGAGCTGATACAAGATGCGCCAGAAATCACGCCGCGAGACCGGATCCACGCCGTTGGTCGGCTCGTCGAGCAGGAGGACCCTCGGCGTGTGAATGAGGGCGCAGGCGAGCCCCAGTTTCTGCTTCATGCCGCCCGACAGATTGCCGGCGAGGCGCTTGCGAAACGGCGTCAAATTACTGAAGGCGAGCAAGCGATCGACTTTCTCGTCGCGCCCACGTCGGGGCACGCCGTAGATGTCGGCGTAGAAGTGGATGTTCTCGATCACCGTCAAATCTGGATAGAGACCGAAACGC
This genomic interval carries:
- a CDS encoding ABC transporter permease, translating into MNARRTWAVARKEVLHIVRDPRSLAMAVAIPMLLLVLFGYALTLDVDRVPLVIWDQSQTQASRDFVSRFSASRYFAVQDDVRNYREVERAVDSGRALVALIVPGDFASRVASGHATPVQLIVDGSDSNTATIAMGYADAVAQTYSQEIALSAVQRGAGATELTVPLDVRPRVWFNADMESRNYIIPGLIAVIMMVIAALLTSLTVAREWERGTMEQLISTPVKGPELILGKLLPYFAIGLLDVLLAVLMAEFLFQVPMRGSPALVFSFAAVFLAGALSLGLLISIVTKSQLLASQLAMVLTFLPSFLLSDFMYAVSNMPAPIQAVTYAVPARYFVGALKGIYLKGIGLEALALEAVLLTAFGLVVVTVATVKFKKALV
- a CDS encoding ABC transporter ATP-binding protein, which translates into the protein MHSDERGLAASVDGLERRFGSFVAVNKVSFEVRRGEIFGFLGPNGAGKSTTIRMMTGILAPTGGRGTVAGFDIRTQAELVKTQVGYMSQKFSLYEDLTVEENIDFYSGIYRVDSRKRAARKAWVLEMAGLQDHRRSRTAILSGGWKQRLALGCAILHEPPIVFLDEPTSGVDPISRRRFWELIYELSAQGITVFVTTHYMDEAEYCDRLALIYRGELIASGSPTSLKTEVMQQAVLEVMTDRPQDAMSEVEAVPGVVEVALFGAGLHAVVEDPALAGAIRQRLEAQHYEVERVEQIVPSLEDVFVSLIEARDRRDRPPTGGRP
- a CDS encoding ABC transporter ATP-binding protein, encoding MPRFCSRRRPVPVDKPLAAAGETTLGSAIRAEGLTRSFGAVTAVERLTFSVSPGEIFGFVGPDGAGKTTTMRLLAAILPPSAGDAWVSGRHIVRDAERLKDDIGYMSQRFGLYPDLTVIENIHFYADIYGVPRRGRDEKVDRLLAFSNLTPFRKRLAGNLSGGMKQKLGLACALIHTPRVLLLDEPTNGVDPVSRRDFWRILYQLLREHVTIFVSTAYLDEAERCNRVGLLHQGQLLAVDTPRQVKRLMRGALLEIRGQEPRQIAAVLRASLPPGAVTLFGDRVHVLTGSTTEGGDEIERLLTAGGRRIESIRPIEPALEDVFVSVLAGQTPATEGQDHAQR